In Eucalyptus grandis isolate ANBG69807.140 chromosome 4, ASM1654582v1, whole genome shotgun sequence, the following proteins share a genomic window:
- the LOC104442873 gene encoding protein ACCELERATED CELL DEATH 6 yields MLIYSSSLTSTLHPGIDRETVRMNPKVYEAAKSGDFDSLEAIISGNGEDIFHQTTPKENNILHVAAQYKQVNFIRQILQCSSGPSLLWQGNCRGDTPLHLAAKAGSWEAVQVFISLAKSLHWVIENGQVDACKGLLRKPNSHKDTVLHYALRGGHHGVVKLLIEEDPQLCNITNAANESPLYLAAHRGLPLITDLILGVSPLSFSHKGPKGMTALHATYFRPKSNWWKIMRKRPEVIREADDIGWTPLHYYASSGLVNVVKALLQYNTFAAYDIDKEGQSALHIAAFRGHVNVIDELLRSCPDACDIMNTKGQTALHAAVIGGQVNVVKYTLGMPNLEDLINEQDTDGNTALHLAALHKQYNIIYTLARDKRVDCLATNKDHLTARDIFGIS; encoded by the exons ATGCTTATATATTCGAGTTCACTCACAAGTACTCTACATCCCGGAATAGATAGAGAGACAGTGAGAATGAATCCCAAAGTGTACGAGGCTGCAAAGTCGGGAGACTTTGATTCTCTGGAGGCAATAATTTCAGGAAATGGAGAGGACATTTTCCACCAAACAACACCAAAGGAGAATAACATTCTTCATGTTGCAGCTCAATACAAGCAGGTGAATTTCATTAGACAAATTCTTCAATGTTCATCAGGGCCGTCCCTTCTTTGGCAGGGTAATTGCAGAGGAGACACTCCCCTACACCTTGCTGCTAAAGCAGGAAGCTGGGAAGCAGTTCAAGTCTTCATTAGTCTAGCAAAATCACTGCATTGGGTTATTGAAAACGGACAAGTTGACGCATGCAAAGGACTACTTCGAAAGCCCAATTCGCATAAGGATACCGTGCTACACTATGCATTAAGAGGAGGCCATCATGGGGTGGTGAAGTTGCTGATTGAAGAAGATCCTCAACTGTGTAATATTACTAATGCTGCTAATGAGTCCCCCCTGTATCTTGCAGCACATCGAGGACTTCCTCTTATCACTGACCTGATTTTAGGTGTTTCTCCGTTGTCATTCTCTCATAAGGGCCCTAAGGGAATGACAGCTCTGCACGCCACATATTTTCGTCCAAAATCTA ATTGGTGGAAAATCATGAGGAAGAGGCCAGAAGTGATCAGAGAAGCAGATGATATTGGGTGGACTCCTCTTCATTATTACGCTTCGTCCGGTTTAGTCAATGTTGTTAAAGCACTCCTGCAATACAATACTTTTGCGGCATACGACATAGACAAAGAGGGGCAATCGGCTCTTCACATTGCAGCCTTTCGTGGTCACGTCAATGTCATTGACGAGCTTCTTAGATCTTGTCCCGATGCTTGTGACATTATGAACACCAAAGGGCAAACGGCTCTTCATGCAGCTGTTATCGGTGGACAAGTAAATGTAGTCAAGTACACACTAGGAATGCCAAACCTGGAGGATCTTATCAACGAACAAGACACCGATGGAAACACGGCTCTACATTTGGCTGCACTTCATAAACAGTACAACATCATATACACACTGGCACGAGACAAGAGGGTGGACTGTTTGGCCACAAATAAGGATCATTTGACCGCCCGTGACATTTTTGGAATCTCATAA